A genomic window from Luteolibacter sp. LG18 includes:
- the lpxI gene encoding UDP-2,3-diacylglucosamine diphosphatase LpxI (LpxI, functionally equivalent to LpxH, replaces it in LPS biosynthesis in a minority of bacteria.), with amino-acid sequence MSTSRTIGIIAGNGVYPATFIEAARRKSPGVKLVVAAFENETNPELQKTVDAWEWLRVGQLGKLIKHFKREGATEAIMVGQIAPKNLFDLRPDLRTLMLLARVKERNAETLFGAIGDELAKDGITLLPATTFLEDLLPEPGPVCGPVLKKRQLEDAAFGFRMAKESSRLDIGQTVVVRHGTVLAVEAFEGTNACIRRGGELGRGREVLLAKVSKPNQDFRFDVPVVGPHTIETCVEAGVKAIVIEARRTLLLERATVERLCKEREVSIHAME; translated from the coding sequence ATGTCCACCTCCCGCACCATTGGCATCATCGCTGGCAACGGCGTGTATCCGGCCACCTTCATCGAAGCCGCGCGCCGCAAGAGCCCGGGGGTGAAACTGGTGGTGGCGGCGTTCGAGAACGAGACGAATCCGGAGCTCCAAAAGACGGTCGATGCCTGGGAATGGCTGCGCGTCGGCCAGCTCGGCAAGCTGATCAAGCACTTCAAGCGCGAGGGGGCCACCGAGGCGATCATGGTCGGCCAGATCGCGCCGAAGAACCTCTTCGACCTGCGTCCCGACCTGCGGACGCTGATGTTGCTGGCGCGGGTGAAGGAGCGGAACGCCGAGACCTTGTTCGGGGCGATCGGCGATGAACTGGCGAAGGATGGTATCACGCTGCTGCCGGCCACCACCTTCCTGGAGGATCTTTTGCCGGAGCCTGGACCGGTCTGCGGACCGGTGCTGAAGAAGCGCCAGCTCGAGGACGCGGCCTTCGGTTTCCGGATGGCGAAGGAAAGCAGCCGCCTGGACATCGGTCAGACGGTGGTGGTGCGTCATGGCACGGTGCTGGCGGTGGAGGCCTTCGAAGGGACGAACGCGTGCATCCGCCGCGGTGGTGAACTGGGGCGGGGGAGGGAAGTGCTGCTGGCGAAGGTTTCGAAGCCGAACCAGGATTTCCGCTTCGATGTGCCGGTCGTCGGGCCGCACACCATCGAGACCTGCGTGGAAGCCGGGGTGAAGGCGATTGTGATCGAGGCGCGCCGGACCCTGCTGCTTGAGCGCGCGACCGTCGAGCGCCTGTGCAAGGAGCGCGAGGTTTCGATTCACGCGATGGAATGA
- a CDS encoding septum formation initiator family protein has protein sequence MARKRKPISPKVTRLEARTRAIGVVNRFLFFTLCLSVGFVVVAAAVPQKHKLDEMESHVAEARQRQAAVVAERDDSLALYRALREDPACLEQYARDRLDYYREGERVLRIKRGQ, from the coding sequence ATGGCCCGGAAACGCAAACCGATCTCCCCGAAGGTCACGCGCTTGGAAGCGCGGACGCGGGCGATTGGCGTGGTGAACCGGTTTTTGTTTTTTACCCTGTGCCTCTCCGTGGGCTTCGTGGTGGTCGCTGCCGCGGTGCCGCAGAAGCACAAGCTGGACGAGATGGAATCCCATGTGGCGGAGGCCCGGCAGCGTCAGGCGGCCGTGGTGGCCGAGCGGGATGACAGCCTTGCCCTGTATCGGGCGTTGCGGGAAGATCCGGCCTGCCTCGAGCAGTACGCGCGGGATCGTCTCGACTACTATCGCGAAGGCGAGCGGGTGCTGCGCATCAAGCGCGGGCAGTGA
- a CDS encoding tetratricopeptide repeat protein, producing the protein MDPAVLNKLWDEAAKALSDKNFDEGAKKIEEILATPVGKNPGAAAAAIEQLRFNLGLAYLSLGKYPEAEKAFKDCYAQFPRGEYASRCQLGIGRARIAVGTNESKTAAIEPLKIAASDPKFRSEAGQSLAQVYVDLGKQDEALKVFRSLMGSDIRTPQQTIAAVEVIGLLAESKKLDDLTAYLDRLIRQPGVRDAIAWYTNQVIVAADEQVAKGNYDAALIIYRSVLPRAQILQIQRDALETLRKDVTRLTGIAAADEKRPPTQRSNANEVLASLKTAVETTDKALTAVEEKKDLDAALLMRRGRCLYYLDRNEEALVCFRTIRLKYTTAGDVKAAAYAEIALLQRLKRTNDIVKLVKEYMAKYPDADNIEPMIGIAGESLIEQADWKVVHEWFRDAEEKFPNSKDLERYQFFQGMALMNDGQFSDASQKFAQQLQKFPTGELMEDAQYRIAMCYFLTNDYKNTLAACKAYLDKYAGKPDAKYTGDILYRLCFIDFQDTKNDNSDKILETLGGYAENHKDDAAAGSMFSLIGDVWYQKKTKVDGYQDRALEYYLKAVEYEKYSNEVIGYALDQATQILRDKKDFKRVAEIHADFIQKHPDSPLAMKSASVVAEMMIRDKNPEKAAEYIGAVLKSRISDPANEQAELLIETLLKAIVPRLKQPKPEEIDAVEQKVVDALKSIIGEHENPTTNARVYYARAKVRVQFKDYAKADLYISGIATGSKPEDLSPQLLAVCAGVLMKTGELDKAEEMFKRLRDRYQNSYFSDSGPVGLGEVALARKQWDEASKLFDVALENKGSSRVYDAMGGKAQALMNLDKLDDAEKLGLDIIKDKAAGKERIAYTYLDLAQIARKRAAKAATADAKTDALVSANSRYQRVMTAYKSVPEACALAYIGSYEVVKEKDDITTANQILDQLLEQPKFEKTEGFKKAKQLRGK; encoded by the coding sequence ATGGACCCTGCCGTTCTGAACAAGCTGTGGGACGAGGCGGCGAAGGCGCTTTCGGACAAGAACTTCGACGAGGGTGCGAAGAAGATCGAGGAGATCCTCGCCACGCCGGTCGGCAAGAACCCGGGTGCGGCCGCGGCCGCGATCGAACAGCTTCGCTTCAACCTCGGTCTGGCCTATCTCAGCCTCGGCAAATACCCCGAGGCGGAAAAGGCGTTCAAGGATTGCTACGCCCAGTTTCCCCGCGGCGAATACGCCAGCCGTTGCCAGCTCGGCATCGGCCGTGCCCGCATCGCGGTCGGCACCAACGAGAGCAAGACCGCGGCGATCGAGCCGCTCAAGATCGCGGCTTCCGATCCGAAGTTCCGCTCGGAAGCCGGCCAGAGCCTCGCGCAGGTTTACGTCGATCTCGGCAAGCAGGATGAGGCGCTGAAGGTGTTCCGCAGCCTGATGGGATCGGACATCCGCACCCCGCAGCAGACCATCGCGGCCGTGGAGGTGATCGGCCTGCTGGCTGAATCCAAGAAGCTGGACGATCTCACCGCCTACCTCGACCGTCTGATCCGCCAGCCGGGTGTCCGTGATGCGATCGCGTGGTACACCAACCAGGTGATCGTGGCCGCCGACGAGCAGGTGGCGAAGGGCAACTACGATGCGGCGCTGATCATTTACCGCTCGGTGCTGCCGCGCGCCCAGATCCTCCAGATCCAGCGCGACGCGCTCGAAACGCTGCGCAAGGACGTGACCCGCCTTACGGGGATCGCCGCCGCGGATGAAAAGCGTCCGCCGACCCAGCGTTCCAATGCCAACGAGGTGCTCGCCAGTCTCAAGACCGCGGTGGAGACCACCGACAAGGCGTTGACCGCCGTCGAGGAGAAGAAGGATCTCGATGCCGCGCTGCTGATGCGCCGTGGCCGCTGCCTCTACTATCTGGATCGTAACGAGGAGGCGCTGGTGTGCTTCCGCACGATCCGCCTGAAGTATACCACCGCCGGTGACGTGAAGGCCGCGGCCTATGCGGAGATCGCCCTCCTCCAGCGCCTCAAGCGCACCAACGACATCGTGAAGCTGGTGAAGGAGTACATGGCGAAGTACCCGGATGCCGACAACATCGAGCCGATGATCGGGATCGCGGGCGAATCGCTCATCGAGCAGGCGGATTGGAAGGTCGTTCACGAATGGTTCCGCGACGCCGAGGAAAAGTTCCCGAACTCGAAGGATCTCGAGCGCTACCAGTTCTTCCAGGGCATGGCCTTGATGAACGACGGACAGTTCTCCGATGCCTCGCAGAAGTTCGCCCAGCAGCTTCAGAAGTTCCCGACCGGCGAGCTGATGGAAGACGCGCAGTATCGCATCGCGATGTGCTACTTCCTCACCAACGACTACAAGAACACGTTGGCCGCCTGTAAGGCATACCTCGACAAGTATGCGGGGAAGCCGGATGCCAAATACACCGGTGACATCCTGTATCGCCTGTGCTTCATCGACTTCCAGGACACGAAGAACGACAATTCGGACAAGATCCTCGAAACGCTGGGTGGCTACGCCGAGAACCACAAGGACGACGCGGCGGCCGGTTCGATGTTCAGCCTGATCGGAGACGTCTGGTATCAGAAGAAGACCAAGGTGGACGGTTACCAAGACCGCGCCCTAGAGTATTACCTCAAGGCGGTCGAGTATGAGAAGTACTCCAATGAAGTGATCGGATACGCGCTGGATCAGGCGACTCAGATCCTCCGGGACAAGAAGGATTTCAAGCGGGTGGCTGAGATCCATGCCGATTTCATCCAGAAGCATCCGGACAGCCCGCTCGCCATGAAGTCCGCCAGCGTCGTGGCGGAAATGATGATTCGTGACAAGAATCCGGAGAAGGCGGCCGAATACATCGGTGCCGTGCTCAAGTCCCGGATCTCCGATCCCGCCAACGAGCAAGCCGAACTTCTGATCGAAACCCTTCTCAAGGCGATCGTTCCCCGCCTGAAGCAGCCGAAGCCGGAAGAGATCGACGCCGTCGAGCAGAAGGTGGTCGATGCCCTGAAGAGCATCATCGGCGAGCACGAGAATCCGACGACCAACGCCCGCGTGTATTACGCCCGCGCCAAGGTCCGTGTGCAGTTCAAGGACTACGCGAAGGCCGATCTCTACATCAGCGGCATCGCGACCGGCAGCAAGCCGGAGGATCTCAGCCCGCAGTTGCTGGCCGTCTGCGCCGGGGTGCTGATGAAGACCGGTGAACTGGACAAGGCTGAGGAGATGTTCAAGCGCCTCCGCGACCGTTACCAGAATTCCTACTTCTCCGATTCCGGCCCGGTTGGCCTCGGTGAGGTGGCCCTGGCCCGCAAACAGTGGGACGAGGCATCGAAGTTGTTTGACGTCGCCTTGGAGAACAAGGGCAGCTCCCGCGTCTATGACGCGATGGGCGGCAAGGCCCAGGCGCTGATGAACCTCGACAAGCTGGACGATGCCGAGAAGCTCGGCCTGGACATCATCAAGGACAAGGCGGCCGGCAAGGAACGCATCGCCTACACCTACCTCGATCTCGCCCAGATCGCCCGCAAGCGTGCCGCCAAGGCGGCGACGGCCGATGCGAAGACGGACGCGCTTGTCTCGGCGAACAGCCGCTACCAGCGGGTAATGACCGCCTACAAGTCGGTGCCCGAAGCCTGCGCTCTG